In a genomic window of Lysobacterales bacterium:
- a CDS encoding diguanylate cyclase — translation MRPRKLLLLALLMSAPAQVIASEAGVHPARTWDIQQIRLGDDYPDPPFFALAQSQSGLIYASDRRGVLEFDGLQWRRLPLDINSAITVLGVTRSGTLVMGGAETILAVEDPGRSNRAVDVGKLLSDKLRGVGEFWEFAEDPSQWCLRSTALLVCRRGQEFVTYPARSGFGRLFQGRSGIFVDVDEVGLSLVTSRGPEVIPGGEGFIRAGLQSLVEFPDGTFVAVTNEQHGFWHWRSGQTPSIREHLSRDQVAKPKGIGWNVARERIALPEDNGGVAILDTQGHLVDRIDPIDLGVGTGAQALMVDREGALWIAWRSAISRVEYPSRMRVFALPPSLFGQSMVLSRTKLGITAFHGNTVRALQQTAGTKRWEFQPHGEPRPSILMIQSIDGYDLVGTAGGIGSLQEETLALPADLVFSAAPAMGSETGIWTGLRNGVARLTRAGPAWIEISRSSRVSFDVVSVMQSDPQTLWLGSLVGRAARVRLGMDGSLQGAEIDEFDQSAGLPKATISLEQVGQQIFFWAQGGHFYEFRDGTFHPSRIVPAEESGPINEVKRIDEAQLLVSSPNSRLRLLRRDITGVYRHQPSIFDEIASVEKTRSMHVDPDGIVWLAQDSKVVRIDPKMEVPKPTPQQVLIRDLSVGDRSLLGGRGGPTTAQLDAGASLRVEFTLPSYRAPELNRFRSRIRHAGEGSEWSGWSNETRRDFTNLPAGELLFEVEAEDAAGVSGGVASVPITVIAPWYQRGWAIVAFSVAGLLLIAIGVQWRVRALRMRGVELERLVMIKTDALQVAANTDPLTGLWNRHRFGQWLRKEMIDLNAKAVVAPAEEPVDLIVCVIDLDHFKRVNDQHGHAAGDLVLKAVADRLQGCRRPNDLIFRFGGEEFVYLGTQRHRDEGAQLAESLVREIAQVQVELEGGVLLDPTASVGWSVYPLYRERADLFSLDFVLGIADRALYIAKRDGRNRACGFLPNLPVDEIDRTQADWRAQVLHRHPDFLRQA, via the coding sequence ATGCGCCCGCGAAAGCTGCTCCTGCTCGCACTGCTGATGTCCGCTCCGGCGCAGGTGATCGCGTCGGAGGCGGGCGTTCATCCGGCGCGAACGTGGGACATCCAGCAGATCCGCTTGGGCGACGACTACCCAGACCCTCCCTTCTTCGCGTTGGCCCAGTCGCAAAGCGGGCTGATCTACGCCAGCGATCGGCGCGGCGTGCTCGAGTTTGATGGTCTGCAGTGGCGAAGACTCCCGCTCGACATCAACTCTGCCATTACCGTGCTTGGCGTTACTCGGTCTGGAACGCTGGTCATGGGCGGCGCCGAAACGATTCTTGCGGTCGAAGATCCCGGCCGCTCCAATCGAGCGGTTGATGTGGGCAAACTGCTTTCCGACAAGCTGCGCGGTGTCGGTGAATTCTGGGAGTTTGCCGAAGACCCTTCGCAATGGTGCCTGCGGTCCACTGCCCTGTTGGTATGCCGTCGGGGACAAGAATTCGTTACCTACCCAGCCCGCTCTGGATTCGGCAGGTTGTTTCAGGGGCGGAGCGGCATTTTCGTTGACGTGGATGAAGTCGGTCTCAGTCTTGTGACCTCGCGTGGCCCCGAGGTCATTCCGGGTGGTGAGGGGTTCATTCGGGCCGGATTGCAGTCCTTGGTCGAGTTCCCAGATGGGACCTTTGTGGCCGTTACCAACGAACAGCACGGGTTTTGGCACTGGCGTTCCGGCCAAACGCCATCGATACGCGAGCATCTGTCCCGCGATCAAGTAGCCAAGCCAAAAGGCATTGGCTGGAACGTGGCGCGAGAACGGATTGCACTTCCCGAAGACAACGGTGGTGTGGCCATTCTGGATACCCAGGGACATCTCGTCGACCGTATCGACCCGATCGATCTGGGCGTTGGAACAGGCGCGCAGGCGCTGATGGTCGACCGCGAGGGGGCGCTGTGGATCGCCTGGAGGAGCGCGATTTCCCGAGTGGAGTATCCGTCAAGGATGCGCGTCTTCGCGTTGCCTCCGAGCTTGTTCGGTCAGTCAATGGTGCTGTCGCGGACGAAGTTGGGAATCACCGCGTTTCATGGCAATACCGTGCGGGCCCTGCAGCAAACAGCCGGCACGAAGCGCTGGGAGTTCCAACCGCATGGAGAACCCAGACCCTCGATCCTGATGATCCAATCGATCGACGGCTATGATCTCGTTGGTACGGCTGGCGGCATTGGGTCATTGCAGGAGGAGACACTGGCACTTCCAGCCGACCTTGTGTTTTCGGCCGCGCCGGCGATGGGCAGCGAGACCGGCATTTGGACGGGTCTCCGCAATGGCGTTGCGAGACTGACGCGCGCTGGCCCCGCGTGGATCGAGATCAGCCGGAGCTCCAGGGTTTCGTTCGACGTGGTTTCGGTTATGCAGTCCGATCCACAAACGCTCTGGCTTGGCTCACTGGTTGGCCGCGCCGCTCGGGTTCGCCTCGGAATGGACGGTTCGTTGCAGGGAGCCGAAATCGACGAGTTCGATCAGTCCGCTGGTCTGCCGAAAGCCACCATCTCATTGGAGCAAGTCGGCCAGCAGATCTTCTTCTGGGCGCAGGGCGGGCACTTCTACGAGTTCCGTGACGGCACCTTTCATCCGAGCCGGATCGTGCCGGCTGAGGAATCGGGACCGATCAACGAGGTTAAGCGGATCGACGAAGCGCAGCTGCTGGTGAGCAGTCCGAACAGCCGCTTGCGCTTGCTGCGGCGGGACATCACCGGCGTCTATCGGCACCAGCCGAGCATCTTCGACGAGATCGCGAGCGTGGAGAAGACGCGCTCGATGCACGTCGATCCCGACGGCATCGTCTGGCTGGCGCAGGATTCCAAGGTCGTGCGCATCGATCCGAAGATGGAGGTGCCGAAGCCGACGCCGCAGCAAGTCCTGATCCGCGACCTCTCCGTGGGCGACCGCAGCCTGCTCGGCGGGCGCGGCGGGCCCACTACCGCGCAGCTGGATGCGGGCGCGAGCCTGCGTGTCGAATTCACGCTGCCGAGCTACCGCGCGCCCGAACTGAATCGCTTCCGTTCGCGCATTCGCCATGCGGGCGAGGGCAGCGAGTGGAGCGGCTGGAGCAACGAAACGCGACGCGACTTCACCAACCTGCCCGCGGGCGAGCTGTTGTTCGAGGTCGAGGCCGAGGACGCTGCCGGCGTCAGCGGCGGCGTGGCTTCGGTGCCGATCACCGTGATCGCGCCCTGGTACCAGCGCGGCTGGGCGATCGTCGCGTTCAGCGTCGCCGGCCTGCTGCTGATCGCCATCGGCGTGCAATGGCGCGTGCGTGCGCTGCGCATGCGCGGCGTCGAGCTGGAGCGCTTGGTCATGATCAAGACCGATGCCTTGCAGGTCGCCGCCAACACCGACCCGTTGACCGGGTTGTGGAATCGCCATCGCTTCGGGCAGTGGCTGCGCAAGGAGATGATCGACCTCAACGCCAAGGCCGTGGTCGCGCCCGCGGAGGAGCCGGTCGACCTGATCGTCTGCGTGATCGATCTGGACCACTTCAAGCGCGTCAACGATCAGCACGGCCACGCCGCCGGCGACCTGGTGCTGAAGGCGGTGGCTGATCGGCTGCAAGGCTGCAGGCGCCCGAACGACCTGATCTTCCGTTTCGGCGGCGAGGAATTCGTTTACCTCGGCACGCAGCGCCATCGCGACGAAGGCGCGCAGCTGGCCGAGTCGCTCGTGCGCGAGATCGCGCAGGTTCAGGTCGAGCTGGAAGGCGGCGTGCTGCTCGACCCGACCGCATCGGTTGGCTGGTCGGTGTATCCGCTCTATCGCGAGCGCGCCGACCTGTTCAGCCTCGACTTCGTGCTGGGCATCGCTGATCGCGCGCTCTACATCGCCAAGCGCGACGGCCGCAATCGTGCTTGCGGCTTTCTTCCGAACCTGCCGGTCGACGAGATCGACCGCACCCAGGCCGACTGGCGCGCCCAGGTCCTGCACCGACATCCCGATTTCCTCAGGCAGGCGTGA
- a CDS encoding IS4 family transposase codes for MRPSQREHCRQRRAGGGREIKLIDGTGVSMPDTPSLQAAFPQSRSQAPGVGFPHALIVGVISLGSGCVTDWTITAAQGKRNGECSQLWNLLDHFAPGEVVIADRAYCSYFLLAALSLRGIDFVMREHGARKNASAYSEVLGSNDRLLVWSRPTRPSWMSQATYDAVPEAMCVREVRDGERLIVTSLRDPSEVSADEVAWLYTQRWHIELDFRSIKCVMEMDVLRCKSPDMVRKEVAAHLLAYNLIRVAMGEAARPEGLDLRQLSFAAARRAAAMYQSNVRNNATTKNCAAARFLMLQQISYWRIPDRPGRIEPRAVKRRPKPRALLTEPRQRARVRIVKQQATLRAAVA; via the coding sequence TTGCGACCATCGCAGCGCGAGCACTGTCGCCAGCGGCGCGCTGGCGGGGGGCGAGAGATCAAGCTGATCGATGGCACTGGCGTCTCGATGCCGGACACACCCAGCCTGCAGGCCGCGTTTCCGCAGAGTCGCAGCCAGGCGCCAGGTGTAGGCTTTCCGCACGCGCTGATCGTCGGCGTGATCTCGCTCGGGTCGGGATGTGTCACCGATTGGACCATAACGGCGGCTCAAGGCAAGCGTAACGGGGAGTGCAGCCAGCTATGGAACTTGCTGGATCACTTCGCGCCTGGCGAGGTGGTAATCGCCGACCGCGCTTACTGTTCGTACTTCTTGCTGGCTGCCCTTTCGCTGCGAGGCATCGATTTCGTGATGCGCGAACACGGTGCACGCAAGAATGCCTCCGCCTACAGCGAAGTGCTGGGGAGTAACGATCGCCTCCTGGTGTGGTCGCGCCCAACTCGTCCGAGTTGGATGTCGCAGGCGACATACGATGCCGTACCGGAAGCGATGTGTGTGCGTGAAGTGCGCGATGGTGAACGGCTGATTGTCACCAGCCTGCGCGACCCGAGCGAGGTGTCCGCCGACGAGGTTGCCTGGCTCTACACCCAGCGCTGGCACATCGAACTGGATTTCCGCAGCATCAAGTGCGTGATGGAGATGGACGTGCTGCGCTGCAAGTCGCCGGACATGGTGCGCAAGGAAGTCGCTGCGCACTTGCTTGCCTACAACCTGATCCGTGTCGCCATGGGCGAAGCGGCGCGTCCCGAAGGTTTGGACCTACGCCAGCTCAGCTTCGCCGCCGCGCGCCGCGCCGCCGCGATGTACCAGAGCAATGTCCGCAACAACGCGACCACGAAGAACTGCGCTGCGGCGCGATTCCTGATGCTGCAGCAAATCAGCTACTGGCGCATCCCGGATCGGCCGGGCCGAATCGAACCCCGCGCGGTCAAGCGAAGACCCAAGCCACGAGCACTTCTGACTGAGCCGAGGCAACGCGCGAGGGTCCGGATCGTCAAGCAGCAAGCCACGTTACGCGCCGCTGTGGCTTAA
- a CDS encoding transposase: protein MARPTGSAELIEARRHQALRLLDQGYSLAEVGRMIDSAPSSVMRWRDARTQGGSQALKVRPTPGRPPTLTHTQQQRIIKRLMKGAMANGFTTELWTTSRVATVIQQCCKVQFHRSHVARLLHDFGFSCQKPERRALERDEARIEEWKRKDWPQVKKTLRGWVRTSSLSTNPASC from the coding sequence GTGGCACGACCAACAGGATCGGCAGAACTGATCGAAGCGCGGCGGCACCAAGCGCTGCGCTTGCTGGACCAAGGTTACTCGCTGGCTGAGGTTGGCCGCATGATCGACTCCGCACCCAGTTCCGTGATGCGCTGGCGCGATGCTCGAACACAAGGTGGCAGTCAGGCGCTGAAGGTGCGTCCGACGCCGGGTCGACCGCCGACACTGACCCACACGCAGCAGCAGCGCATCATCAAGCGACTGATGAAGGGTGCCATGGCCAACGGGTTCACCACAGAACTGTGGACCACCAGCCGGGTGGCGACGGTCATTCAGCAGTGTTGCAAGGTTCAATTCCACCGCAGTCACGTCGCCCGCCTGCTGCATGACTTTGGCTTCAGTTGCCAGAAGCCCGAACGCCGGGCACTGGAGCGGGATGAAGCACGCATTGAAGAGTGGAAGCGCAAGGACTGGCCGCAGGTAAAAAAAACGCTGCGCGGCTGGGTGCGCACATCGTCTTTGTCGACGAATCCGGCTTCATGTTGA
- a CDS encoding transposase, with translation MFDVLGHSGQTPVIRHRYNHARISVIGGLSISPQRTRLGFYFRPHAKNISADEVEDFLWYLLKHLRGHVFVVWDGASIHNPKALQGFCRKYPRLHLEKLPAYAPELNPIEAAWHAIKHPLANGRPDSISELGDALVASLRKTRASQRVMRGCVTQSDLPIFLH, from the coding sequence CTGTTCGACGTACTTGGGCACTCGGGTCAGACCCCGGTTATTCGCCACCGCTACAACCATGCCCGGATCTCGGTGATCGGGGGCCTGTCGATCAGCCCCCAGCGCACGCGGCTCGGGTTCTACTTTAGGCCCCACGCCAAGAATATCTCCGCTGATGAAGTGGAAGACTTCCTTTGGTATCTGCTCAAGCATCTGCGTGGCCATGTCTTTGTGGTTTGGGATGGCGCCTCGATCCATAACCCCAAGGCACTGCAAGGCTTCTGTCGCAAATATCCGCGGCTGCATCTGGAGAAATTGCCGGCCTACGCGCCGGAACTCAACCCGATCGAAGCCGCGTGGCATGCAATCAAGCATCCGCTGGCCAACGGCCGGCCTGACAGCATCTCGGAACTTGGTGATGCACTGGTTGCAAGCTTGCGAAAGACCCGAGCCTCGCAACGCGTGATGCGAGGCTGTGTCACGCAATCTGATTTGCCCATTTTTTTGCATTGA
- the trxA gene encoding thioredoxin codes for MNDAAKPHVFDASLEGFEQTVLAKSNETPVLVDFWATWCGPCKSIGPILEKLAEEFNGGFMLAKVDVDKEQQLAGYFQIRSVPTVMLVKGGQIVDGFPGALPEGQVRQFLQHHGIVPLDAVAAPAVEPEVIELSLSPAEQVQAARDAVAASPEQPELRLDLIAALLQAGDAAAAEHELDDLPANLATDDRTKRARAQLDFAKALDGAPGESELVIELTANPNNLRARHQLGVRRLLAGDSVDALECFLAMMRADRKFADDLGRKSLISAFALIDDPDLVSRTRKQMAALIFY; via the coding sequence ATGAATGACGCCGCCAAGCCACACGTGTTCGACGCCAGCCTCGAAGGGTTCGAGCAGACGGTATTGGCGAAGTCGAACGAGACGCCGGTGCTGGTCGACTTCTGGGCCACCTGGTGCGGCCCGTGCAAGTCGATCGGACCAATCCTCGAAAAGCTCGCGGAAGAATTCAACGGCGGCTTCATGCTGGCCAAAGTCGATGTCGACAAGGAGCAGCAGCTCGCCGGCTACTTTCAGATCCGCTCGGTGCCAACGGTAATGTTGGTCAAGGGCGGCCAGATCGTCGATGGATTCCCGGGCGCGCTGCCGGAAGGCCAGGTGCGCCAGTTCCTGCAACACCACGGCATCGTCCCGCTCGATGCCGTGGCCGCGCCCGCAGTCGAACCCGAAGTGATCGAACTTTCGTTGTCGCCCGCGGAACAGGTGCAGGCCGCGCGCGATGCCGTGGCCGCGTCGCCAGAGCAACCCGAACTGCGCCTCGACCTGATCGCGGCCCTGCTCCAGGCCGGCGATGCCGCCGCCGCCGAACACGAACTCGACGACCTGCCCGCCAATCTCGCCACCGACGACCGCACCAAGCGCGCCCGCGCCCAACTCGATTTCGCCAAGGCCCTGGACGGCGCACCGGGCGAGAGCGAACTCGTCATCGAACTCACCGCCAACCCGAACAACCTGCGCGCCCGCCACCAGCTCGGCGTGCGTCGCCTGCTCGCCGGCGACAGCGTCGATGCACTCGAATGCTTCCTCGCCATGATGCGCGCCGACCGCAAGTTCGCCGACGACCTCGGCCGCAAGTCCCTGATCTCCGCCTTCGCCCTCATCGACGACCCCGACCTCGTCAGCCGCACCCGCAAGCAAATGGCGGCGCTGATTTTCTACTGA
- a CDS encoding DUF885 domain-containing protein: MRRLLRWFFRGGLLLTLLLGIVVVHEWNFRPWSLRVFYERVFVQFAVESPQMLSSMRMLPSWLDWYSDDLDDVSLAQGERMRQKLFADRATLASYDRNELDAEGQLSYDVLDYFLAMQAEGDPFRFHDYPANQLSGFQNGLPSYLASQHPVRSLADAEDYLARLSQFDRYFAQQMEGVRLRIDEHHIVPPRFVVEKVLAETREFVAAKPEDNVLYASFAEKLDKIQPPLPAAERQRLLDGARERIERVVYPAYRTLIEHHEALLPKARPNNGVWDLPQGPEFYAWAVRMHTTTDMSPADVHALGLAEVARIEAEMDAILRGEGLLEGSNGTRVRQIAERPDQLYPDSDEGRAQIIADYQAILDEIDGGLAPHFGLRPSTGVKVERVPVFRQKTAPGAYYEPPAFDGSRPGTFFANLREVGEIPRFSMRTLAYHEGIPGHHFQIGIQQGMEGPMFRKLLPFTAFAEGWALYAERLASEMGFQRTPLDNLGRLQAEMFRAVRLVVDTGMHDQRWTREQAIAYMIDKTGMSETDVVAEIERYLVNPGQALAYKVGMNTLLRLRDEARAELGERFDAKAFHDLVLGGGSLPLTLLERRVDAWVATRKASA; encoded by the coding sequence ATGCGTCGTCTCCTGCGTTGGTTCTTCCGCGGCGGCCTGCTGCTCACGCTCCTGCTCGGCATCGTCGTGGTGCACGAGTGGAACTTCCGGCCGTGGTCGCTGCGCGTGTTCTACGAGCGCGTGTTCGTCCAGTTCGCGGTCGAAAGCCCGCAGATGCTCTCCAGCATGCGCATGCTGCCGTCCTGGCTCGACTGGTACAGCGACGACCTCGACGACGTGTCGCTGGCGCAAGGCGAGCGCATGCGCCAGAAGCTGTTCGCCGACCGCGCCACGCTCGCCAGCTACGACCGCAATGAGCTCGATGCCGAAGGCCAGCTGAGCTACGACGTGCTCGACTACTTCCTGGCGATGCAGGCTGAGGGCGACCCGTTCCGCTTCCACGACTATCCGGCGAACCAGCTCTCCGGCTTCCAGAACGGCCTGCCGAGCTATCTGGCCTCGCAACATCCGGTGCGTTCGCTGGCCGATGCCGAGGACTACCTGGCGCGGCTGTCGCAGTTCGACCGCTACTTCGCGCAGCAGATGGAGGGCGTGCGCCTGCGCATCGATGAACACCACATCGTGCCGCCGCGCTTCGTGGTCGAGAAGGTGCTCGCCGAGACGCGCGAGTTCGTCGCCGCGAAGCCCGAGGACAACGTGCTCTACGCCTCGTTCGCCGAGAAGCTCGACAAGATCCAGCCGCCCTTGCCCGCCGCCGAGCGCCAGCGCCTGCTCGATGGCGCGCGCGAACGCATCGAGCGCGTGGTCTATCCCGCCTACCGCACGCTGATCGAACACCACGAGGCGCTGCTGCCGAAAGCGCGCCCGAACAACGGCGTCTGGGACTTGCCGCAAGGGCCCGAGTTCTACGCCTGGGCGGTGCGCATGCACACCACCACCGACATGAGCCCCGCCGACGTGCACGCGCTCGGGTTGGCCGAGGTGGCGCGCATCGAAGCCGAGATGGACGCGATCCTGCGTGGCGAAGGCCTGCTCGAAGGCAGCAACGGCACGCGCGTGCGCCAAATCGCCGAGCGCCCCGACCAGTTGTACCCGGACAGCGACGAAGGCCGCGCGCAGATCATCGCCGACTACCAGGCCATCCTCGACGAGATCGACGGTGGCCTTGCACCGCATTTCGGCCTGCGTCCGAGCACCGGCGTCAAGGTCGAACGCGTACCGGTGTTCCGCCAGAAGACCGCGCCCGGCGCCTACTACGAGCCGCCGGCATTCGACGGCAGTCGTCCCGGCACCTTCTTCGCCAACCTGCGCGAGGTGGGCGAGATTCCGCGTTTCAGCATGCGCACGCTGGCCTATCACGAGGGCATTCCGGGACATCATTTCCAGATCGGCATCCAGCAGGGCATGGAAGGGCCGATGTTCCGCAAGCTGCTGCCGTTCACCGCATTTGCCGAAGGCTGGGCGCTGTATGCCGAGCGGCTCGCGTCCGAGATGGGCTTCCAGCGCACGCCGCTCGACAACCTCGGCCGCTTGCAGGCCGAGATGTTCCGCGCCGTGCGTCTGGTGGTCGACACCGGCATGCACGACCAGCGCTGGACGCGCGAGCAGGCGATCGCCTACATGATTGACAAGACCGGGATGTCCGAGACCGATGTCGTCGCCGAGATCGAACGTTACCTGGTCAACCCGGGCCAGGCGCTGGCGTACAAGGTCGGCATGAACACGTTGCTGCGACTGCGCGACGAGGCGCGTGCCGAACTCGGCGAGCGCTTCGATGCCAAGGCCTTCCACGATCTGGTGCTCGGCGGCGGCAGCCTGCCGCTGACTCTGCTCGAACGCCGCGTCGACGCCTGGGTCGCGACGCGCAAGGCCAGCGCCTGA
- a CDS encoding amidohydrolase family protein, with the protein MRPLLAASLFALSAAAAAANDPAQVIDCEHAVDVRSGKMLGRTVLLVIDGRIAERADSVEALRSSPKFAEHGLDSQSFRVIALPGHTCTPGWTDLHVHLSGEQNKESYSEGFRLNPADYALRGSVYAERTLQAGFTTVRDLGAGDGVSISLRNAIASGWIEGPRMFVAGKSIATTGGHADPTNGINARLTRALGYPGPEDGVVGGVEEARKAVRQRYKEGADLIKVTATGGVLSYAKSADNPQFTQEEIQSVVNTARDYGFHVAAHAHGAEGMKRAIRAGVTTIEHGTHADDEVFRLMKAHGTYLVPTLSAGAYVSEKAKDPTWFPAIVRPKAERVGAQIAATFAKAVKAGVPFAFGTDAGVSPHGENAKEFALLVSAGATPMQALQAATITAAKILGESRDQGTLDVGMRADIVAVPGNPLEDIGVTERVAFVMKDGVVHREP; encoded by the coding sequence ATGCGCCCCTTGCTTGCCGCCAGTCTGTTCGCCCTCTCCGCCGCCGCCGCGGCCGCCAACGACCCGGCGCAAGTGATCGACTGCGAGCACGCTGTCGATGTGCGCAGCGGAAAAATGCTCGGGCGCACCGTGCTGCTGGTGATCGACGGTCGCATCGCCGAACGTGCCGACAGCGTCGAGGCGCTGCGCAGCTCGCCCAAGTTCGCCGAGCATGGGCTCGACTCGCAGTCCTTCCGTGTGATCGCTCTGCCCGGGCATACCTGCACGCCGGGCTGGACCGATCTGCACGTGCATCTCTCCGGCGAACAGAACAAGGAGTCCTACAGCGAGGGCTTCCGCCTGAACCCAGCCGACTACGCGCTGCGCGGCAGCGTCTATGCCGAGCGCACGCTGCAGGCCGGTTTCACCACGGTGCGCGACCTCGGCGCCGGCGACGGCGTGTCGATCAGCCTGCGCAATGCGATTGCCAGCGGCTGGATCGAAGGCCCGCGCATGTTCGTCGCCGGCAAGTCGATCGCCACCACCGGCGGCCACGCCGATCCGACCAATGGCATCAACGCGCGCCTGACCCGGGCGCTCGGCTATCCCGGACCGGAAGACGGTGTCGTCGGCGGCGTCGAAGAAGCGCGCAAAGCAGTTCGCCAGCGATACAAGGAGGGCGCCGATCTGATCAAGGTCACCGCCACCGGCGGCGTGCTCTCGTATGCGAAGTCGGCCGACAACCCGCAGTTCACGCAGGAGGAAATCCAGAGCGTGGTGAACACCGCGCGCGACTACGGTTTTCATGTAGCCGCGCACGCGCATGGCGCCGAAGGCATGAAGCGCGCGATCCGCGCCGGTGTGACCACGATCGAGCACGGCACTCACGCCGACGACGAAGTCTTCCGGCTGATGAAGGCGCATGGCACCTATCTGGTCCCGACGCTGTCCGCCGGCGCCTATGTCAGCGAAAAGGCCAAGGACCCGACCTGGTTCCCGGCGATCGTGCGACCCAAGGCAGAGCGCGTGGGAGCGCAGATTGCCGCCACCTTCGCCAAGGCCGTGAAAGCCGGCGTGCCGTTCGCGTTCGGCACCGACGCCGGGGTATCGCCACATGGCGAGAATGCCAAGGAGTTCGCGCTGCTGGTCAGCGCTGGGGCCACGCCGATGCAAGCGCTGCAGGCGGCCACGATCACCGCCGCGAAAATCCTCGGCGAAAGTCGCGACCAGGGCACGCTGGACGTGGGCATGCGCGCGGACATCGTCGCCGTGCCGGGCAATCCGCTCGAGGACATCGGCGTCACCGAACGCGTCGCCTTCGTCATGAAGGATGGCGTCGTCCACCGCGAACCGTGA